The sequence below is a genomic window from Mycobacterium sp. ITM-2016-00316.
ACCGAGGCCATGACCTCCGCGCGGTTGGCATAGGTGTCGGAGGCGATGGCCAACAACGCCCGCGCGATATCGGGGCTGTCGTGGCGGATGGCGGCGTCGACCAGCGAGTCCTTGCTCGCCGGGAACTCGACGTCGACCAGACACGCACGGATGCGCTCATGCGCGGCGGACACGGCCATCATTTCCTCCCGTCGGATCATCTCCGCTCGGGGTTGCCCGTCCAGAGGCATCCGAAAACACGGGAGCGGACCGGTCCATCGGGTCTCAGCCGGACCAGACAAGCCGGCTGCGGCCGTCGTCGTAGCTCACCTCGGTCGGAGCGGGCCCGGTGACGTCGAAATAGATCTTCCCGTCGGATGCCCCGCCCTCCCCCAGTGGCGAGACGCTGAGATCTGGCGCCAACGCCTGCACGAGAACGCGGTAGCTCTGGCCGTCGGAGGTGCGCGCGCTGAAGTACTGCATTGCGGGTACCACCGAGCCCGCGACGGCGTCGACATCGGTGCGCGCCTCCCACAGCACGCCCGCGAGCGGCACATCGCC
It includes:
- a CDS encoding DUF1942 domain-containing protein — translated: MNARKFAALAACAAVVAAGATNGPLASADPTVAGFGTQLRAADIDGAGLGGYTVHDLQPSGIDVLSVPVIGDVPLAGVLWEARTDVDAVAGSVVPAMQYFSARTSDGQSYRVLVQALAPDLSVSPLGEGGASDGKIYFDVTGPAPTEVSYDDGRSRLVWSG
- a CDS encoding DUF2795 domain-containing protein; translated protein: MSAAHERIRACLVDVEFPASKDSLVDAAIRHDSPDIARALLAIASDTYANRAEVMASVTLADL